One genomic segment of Musa acuminata AAA Group cultivar baxijiao chromosome BXJ3-3, Cavendish_Baxijiao_AAA, whole genome shotgun sequence includes these proteins:
- the LOC135633479 gene encoding flavone O-methyltransferase 1-like, producing MGSVKNAVQLTPEEDEEACMYAMQLASGSILPMTLKAAIELDLLEILTKAGPGARLSPADVAAQLPTENPHAAVMVDRMLRLLAAYNVVSCTVETDAEGRPSRTYGAAPVCKYLTKNEDGVSMAALALMNQDKVLMESWYYLKDAVLDGGIPFNRAYGMTAFEYHGTDPRFNAVFNDGMKNHSIIITKKLLDIYRGFDDVNRLVDVGGGIGATLFMITSKHPHIHAINFDLPHVISEAPPFPGVEHVGGDMFASVPSGDAILMKWILHDWSDEHCTKILKSCWEALPEKGKVIVVECVLPVVPEPTPRAQGVFHVDLIMLAHNPGGKERTEEEFHGLAKQAGFSGFKATYIFANAWVIEFTK from the exons ATGGGTTCCGTCAAGAACGCGGTGCAGCTGACgccggaggaggatgaggaggcgtGCATGTACGCCATGCAGCTCGCGAGCGGCTCCATCCTACCCATGACGCTGAAGGCGGCCATCGAGCTCGACCTCCTCGAGATCCTCACCAAGGCCGGCCCGGGCGCCAGGCTGAGCCCCGCGGACGTGGCGGCGCAGCTGCCCACCGAGAACCCGCACGCCGCCGTCATGGTGGACCGCATGCTCCGCCTTCTGGCCGCCTACAACGTCGTCAGCTGCACCGTCGAGACCGACGCCGAGGGGAGGCCGTCGAGGACGTACGGGGCGGCCCCGGTGTGCAAGTACCTGACCAAGAACGAGGACGGTGTGTCCATGGCTGCTTTAGCTTTGATGAACCAGGACAAGGTCCTCATGGAGAGCTG GTACTACTTGAAGGATGCGGTGTTGGACGGTGGCATCCCCTTCAACAGGGCGTACGGCATGACGGCGTTCGAGTACCACGGCACCGACCCCCGCTTCAACGCGGTGTTCAACGACGGCATGAAGAACCACTCCATCATCATCACCAAGAAGCTCCTCGACATCTACCGCGGCTTCGACGACGTCAACCGGCTCGTCGACGTCGGCGGCGGCATCGGCGCCACCCTCTTCATGATCACCTCCAAACACCCTCACATCCACGCCATCAACTTCGACCTCCCCCACGTCATCTCCGAGGCGCCGCCCTTCCCAG GAGTCGAACACGTCGGCGGAGACATGTTCGCGAGTGTTCCCTCCGGAGATGCAATCTTGATGAAG TGGATTCTCCACGACTGGAGCGACGAGCACTGCACGAAGATACTGAAGAGCTGTTGGGAAGCATTGCCGGAGAAGGGGAAGGTGATAGTGGTGGAGTGCGTTCTACCGGTGGTTCCGGAGCCGACTCCCCGAGCTCAGGGCGTCTTCCACGTCGACCTCATCATGCTGGCTCACAACCCGGGTGGGAAAGAGAGGACGGAGGAGGAGTTCCATGGCTTGGCCAAGCAGGCCGGCTTCTCCGGGTTCAAAGCCACCTACATCTTCGCCAACGCTTGGGTGATAGAGTTCACCAAGTAG